From the Candidatus Peribacteria bacterium genome, one window contains:
- a CDS encoding PAS domain-containing protein — MPDAPAPSPLAASRTSILRRMVMQAAILTTFIIVLFSTVSFIIAQRILQESVLTQLSSLATASEEGLEQTLSLARERASLLSANTEVKRVFAGQAGSAELGRLLAVLQRDEPALAGIEVYNAGTQILGQAGEAVGLPAEALRMPFHRPVIGKTGWQWYDAFTPVWDEQANKIGIIALRYRATPFIEPLLRLAPALGGSARTIFGVEQSGRIIVMHPDRNAEQSYILYVKTADDGVAGMPIARGVFGEEGVGRFYDEQGRDALAAYRVLPSLGWGMAVQIDRDTALQQTESLAFSAAMLGALLILLSIALAYLLSSELTAPLRGLARRVSELRPGHWKIQQTVRTGDEVEMLEHQIADMSVRLEQLYKNQEHEITQRTAALRKQYTLDRTILDSIDQGVITVDRKGMIMGVNPAAARLLARKKETIIGTSAVKALDLRGHRGTPLGITHPLTTCLQKRRQVRSPADAHWNIMRTDSTMLPVLLAVSPLTDGKTFFGAIIVLQDITEERRLDYLKSEFITLASHQLRTPLSAIRWYVELFDEEKKTLTADQRSYLKEIDHGLDRMVALLTALLHASHLEGEGLRPEMQIIDAGALVREMEKDCETMAGEAGLHCMLSAPRRKIMVKTDPTLLRIVLQNLVSNAVKYSRKGKRISIGFSANKSTIVFSVQDEGVGIPVAEQKRVFQRFFRAKNVRQMDTDGNGLGLYITKSIVERLGGTIEFKSRENEGTTFTVTFPVNGKKKAA; from the coding sequence ATGCCAGACGCACCTGCGCCGTCCCCATTGGCAGCATCACGCACCTCGATTCTGCGTCGTATGGTCATGCAGGCTGCGATTCTGACCACATTCATCATTGTGCTTTTTTCAACGGTGTCGTTCATCATCGCACAGCGCATTTTGCAGGAATCGGTGCTCACACAGCTCTCCTCTCTTGCAACTGCATCGGAGGAAGGTTTGGAACAAACGCTGTCCCTCGCACGCGAACGCGCATCCTTACTTTCAGCAAATACAGAGGTGAAGCGTGTCTTTGCGGGCCAGGCGGGATCAGCAGAGCTTGGACGATTGCTCGCCGTGTTACAGCGTGATGAGCCGGCCCTTGCCGGTATCGAAGTCTACAATGCCGGCACCCAGATTCTCGGACAGGCCGGAGAGGCTGTCGGGTTACCTGCAGAAGCACTGCGCATGCCGTTTCACCGTCCGGTGATAGGGAAAACCGGCTGGCAGTGGTATGACGCGTTTACGCCGGTATGGGATGAGCAGGCGAATAAGATTGGAATCATTGCGCTTCGCTACCGCGCTACACCATTCATTGAGCCTCTCCTGCGCCTGGCACCCGCTCTGGGTGGCAGCGCCCGCACGATTTTCGGGGTGGAACAGAGCGGTCGCATTATCGTTATGCACCCCGATAGAAATGCAGAGCAGTCCTACATTCTCTATGTAAAAACAGCCGATGATGGTGTTGCCGGTATGCCGATTGCCCGTGGCGTCTTTGGAGAGGAAGGTGTCGGACGTTTTTACGATGAACAGGGGCGCGATGCGCTCGCTGCGTACCGTGTGCTGCCTTCTCTTGGTTGGGGAATGGCGGTGCAGATTGATCGCGATACCGCTCTCCAGCAGACAGAATCGCTTGCGTTCTCTGCTGCCATGCTTGGCGCGCTGCTCATTCTCCTCTCGATTGCTCTTGCCTATCTCCTCTCTTCCGAACTGACAGCCCCGCTCCGCGGTCTTGCACGCCGCGTGTCGGAGCTGCGCCCGGGTCACTGGAAAATCCAGCAGACTGTCCGCACCGGCGACGAAGTGGAAATGCTTGAGCATCAGATTGCAGATATGAGTGTGCGCCTGGAACAGCTCTACAAAAATCAGGAACACGAAATTACACAGCGCACTGCCGCACTCCGGAAACAGTACACACTCGATCGTACGATTCTCGACAGCATTGATCAGGGTGTGATCACCGTCGACCGCAAAGGCATGATTATGGGGGTTAACCCCGCCGCCGCCCGTCTGCTTGCACGCAAGAAAGAAACAATCATTGGTACATCTGCCGTGAAGGCACTGGATCTGCGCGGACACCGCGGCACACCCCTTGGCATCACACACCCGCTTACCACCTGCCTGCAGAAACGCCGCCAGGTCCGCTCCCCTGCTGATGCACACTGGAACATCATGCGCACGGACAGCACCATGCTGCCGGTTCTTCTTGCAGTCAGTCCGCTCACTGACGGCAAAACATTCTTCGGTGCCATCATTGTGCTGCAGGATATTACAGAAGAACGCAGACTTGATTATCTCAAGTCCGAATTCATCACGCTCGCATCACACCAGCTCCGCACGCCGCTCTCCGCCATCCGCTGGTATGTAGAACTCTTTGACGAGGAAAAGAAAACACTTACAGCGGACCAGCGTTCGTACCTGAAAGAAATTGATCATGGTCTCGACCGTATGGTCGCGTTGCTCACCGCCCTTCTCCATGCATCCCATCTGGAAGGCGAAGGTCTCCGTCCGGAAATGCAGATCATCGACGCCGGCGCACTCGTCCGCGAAATGGAAAAAGACTGCGAGACGATGGCAGGCGAAGCAGGTCTGCACTGCATGCTCAGCGCCCCGCGCCGCAAGATTATGGTCAAAACCGATCCGACTCTGCTGCGTATTGTGCTGCAGAACCTGGTCAGCAATGCTGTGAAATATTCCCGCAAAGGAAAGCGCATCAGTATTGGATTTTCTGCGAATAAGAGCACTATTGTGTTCTCTGTGCAGGACGAAGGTGTCGGTATTCCGGTTGCCGAACAGAAGCGTGTTTTCCAGCGCTTCTTCCGTGCAAAGAACGTCCGCCAGATGGATACCGATGGAAACGGACTCGGACTCTACATCACGAAATCCATTGTCGAGCGCCTTGGTGGCACGATTGAATTCAAGAGCCGTGAGAATGAAGGAACAACATTTACGGTGACCTTTCCGGTGAATGGGAAAAAGAAGGCTGCGTAA
- a CDS encoding exopolysaccharide biosynthesis polyprenyl glycosylphosphotransferase — translation MKKSEALFGLARIPLDALAVCAALLLSYRLREANIDLVPSVQLLDTASTLPEFWWYVRGFILPSVAVYVGIATMVGLYALQSTRSAWNEVARILLVTLLWLVLVMAWFFLVRRQLFFSRILLLHSLFFMTFFAILGRASVTVLQRSLLRSGIGVRYVVSVGKQKLADSARRTLARDARYAYLGHVTNLDAIMKLSSKQNLDLVLQTDPNPESDTTLLLIDFCRSHHIGYAFLPPVFADVPHQLVVERLGLLPMIRFRPTPLDGWGRIFKRTFDIIISLILLVLLSPVFLIVTLAILIDSGRPIFYVSKRVGEEGKKKIGVLKFRSMIPDADKRKQELIDKNHRKDGPLFKIKNDPRVTRVGAFLRRWSIDEFPQLLNVLGGSVSLVGPRPHLPEEVKLYSSYQRRVFAVRPGATGLAQISGRSDLKFDEEVALDLKYVEEWTLWLDLWILWRTVVVVCSRKGAD, via the coding sequence ATGAAAAAGTCCGAGGCCCTCTTCGGCTTGGCGCGTATTCCATTGGATGCGCTTGCTGTCTGTGCAGCGCTGCTTTTGAGCTACCGCCTGCGTGAGGCGAATATCGATCTCGTGCCGTCGGTCCAGTTGCTCGACACAGCATCCACGCTGCCCGAGTTCTGGTGGTACGTCCGCGGCTTTATCCTTCCGAGCGTCGCGGTCTACGTTGGCATTGCCACTATGGTTGGGCTGTATGCATTGCAGTCGACGCGTAGTGCGTGGAATGAAGTGGCACGTATATTGCTTGTCACCCTTCTCTGGCTGGTCCTGGTAATGGCGTGGTTTTTCCTTGTCCGCAGGCAGTTGTTTTTTTCCCGTATCCTGCTGCTGCACTCGCTGTTCTTCATGACATTCTTCGCCATCCTCGGACGTGCGAGTGTGACGGTGTTGCAGCGGTCGCTTCTGCGGTCGGGAATTGGGGTGCGGTATGTGGTCTCAGTTGGGAAGCAGAAACTGGCAGACAGTGCGCGCAGGACTCTTGCACGGGATGCGCGGTATGCGTATTTGGGACACGTGACGAATCTGGATGCCATCATGAAACTCAGCAGCAAACAGAATCTGGATCTTGTACTTCAGACAGATCCCAACCCTGAAAGTGATACCACCCTTCTGCTCATCGACTTCTGTCGCAGCCACCATATCGGCTACGCATTCCTGCCGCCGGTCTTTGCGGATGTCCCGCATCAGCTTGTGGTTGAACGCTTGGGATTACTCCCCATGATCCGCTTCCGCCCCACGCCGCTGGATGGATGGGGACGTATTTTCAAGCGCACATTCGACATCATCATCAGCCTGATTCTCCTTGTCCTGCTCTCCCCCGTTTTTCTGATTGTCACGCTCGCCATTCTCATCGATTCCGGTCGGCCCATTTTCTACGTGTCGAAACGTGTGGGCGAAGAGGGAAAGAAAAAAATAGGCGTGCTCAAGTTCCGTTCGATGATTCCCGATGCTGACAAGCGCAAGCAGGAACTCATCGATAAAAATCACCGCAAGGACGGTCCGCTCTTCAAAATCAAAAATGATCCGCGTGTGACCCGTGTAGGCGCGTTTCTCCGCCGCTGGTCCATTGATGAGTTCCCGCAGCTTCTGAACGTTCTGGGGGGCTCTGTGTCCCTTGTAGGGCCACGTCCGCATCTGCCCGAGGAGGTCAAACTCTATAGCTCATATCAGCGCCGTGTGTTCGCTGTTCGCCCGGGTGCCACAGGGCTTGCACAGATCTCCGGTCGCTCAGACCTGAAGTTTGACGAGGAAGTCGCGCTGGATCTGAAGTATGTGGAGGAGTGGACGCTCTGGTTGGATTTGTGGATTTTGTGGAGGACGGTGGTGGTAGTGTGTTCGAGGAAAGGGGCGGATTAG